In the Malaya genurostris strain Urasoe2022 chromosome 1, Malgen_1.1, whole genome shotgun sequence genome, one interval contains:
- the LOC131436156 gene encoding putative uncharacterized protein DDB_G0282133 isoform X1 — protein sequence MPSLQQTSFKDWPSPDIARSLTGPDILQKHSINSLLLEHNEIISRGLPSPIEAENVSFSDILGSSQSSQSTSTSSSLGTNSSINNQQSPLASFSSISSLGCPESASILGSNLSGPNTGSSPAINTSNPFNFSGLSMSSSSLNSPEIGGNGSCGGGGGGGGGGGGSGSGGGQSPTYYGSGSAHSAKNYDDFRFDDISLPGSNSASNLTSEALKLLQRNMSGYDCSLPTSPNASSTGPSTRYFRGSQQLSDLNHNYEPNNTPSLFGVNQSLSRSNSPPDNDSSLLSSLDSTNILDMISYLTISQQQQQQQNGHNHHNYGNSNNNNHNNNNNSSNNNNNNNNSSSNNNVSSHSQYSSLPHFNQFYQQHQLQGGSSFGNGNCTRDSIGNGGSSLASDYERLQNLQALSTLRLLQQSQQLSQFQLQQYQFNQLLPSYNNNQLKNWTLQNSSPSSTSSSGNDINLDRIARFHRSSAAHYDATCTWSGVLPPRSHRLVTYSSKIFLGGMPWDISEQSLVQIFKPFGSIKVEWPGKEQQAIQPKGYVYIIFESDKQVKALLQTCTYTDANSYNGSSRGNNSTSSGALTYSSANSDDQQLQHQQSGQLVLHNKMLPQPGAKINFKISSKRIKSKDVEVIPWNIADSNYVKSTSQKLDPTKTVFVGALHGQLTAEGLAKIMNDLFDGVVYVGIDTDKYKYPLGSARVTFNNSRSYMKAVVAAFIEIKTAKFTKKLQVDPYLEDSLCSMCGVQHGPYFCREIVCFRYFCRSCWQFQHNRDSSLQNHKPLTRNSKSTAIVGVGPQQQQQQQQQQQHHSQLQIQYHHNYHNQQQQQQQQQHHHGHSHHQHHSYNSLHSSPKSPSPPCTSSNSSADSSPVSCHGPANLHQQLQQQFGSL from the exons CAGAAAATGTATCCTTCTCGGATATCTTGGGTTCATCACAATCATCGCAATCTACCTCCACCTCATCGTCGCTGGGCACCAACAGTAGCATCAATAACCAACAGTCTCCGTTGGCATCGTTCTCGTCGATTTCTTCCCTCGGTTGTCCGGAAAGTGCCAGCATACTCGGGTCGAACCTGAGCGGACCGAATACGGGCTCCTCGCCAGCTATCAACACCAGCAATCCGTTCAATTTCTCCGGACTGTCCATGTCCAGTTCCAGCCTCAACTCACCCGAGATCGGTGGAAACGGAAGCTGCGGTGGAGGAGGAGGaggcggtggtggtggtggtggtagcgGCAGCGGTGGTGGCCAATCGCCAACTTACTACGGCAGTGGCAGTGCTCATTCGGCAAAAAATTACGACGACTTTCGG TTCGACGACATCAGTCTGCCCGGTTCGAACAGTGCAAGCAATCTGACTTCGGAGGCACTGAAATTGCTTCAGCGTAACATGAGTGGTTATGACTGCTCCCTGCCGACGTCGCCGAACGCATCATCCACCGGACCCAGCACGAGATATTTTCGCGGATCGCAGCAACTCAGCGACCTGAATCATAACTACGAACCTAACAACACCCCCTCTCTCTTTGGTGTTAATCAGTCTCTGTCACGTTCCAATTCCCCGCCCGACAATGACTCCAGTCTGCTGTCCAGTTTAGATAGTACCAACATTTTGGACATGATTAGTTACCTCACcatcagccagcagcagcagcagcaacaaaatGGACACAACCATCATAACTATGGCAACAGTAACAACAATaatcacaacaacaacaacaacagcagcaataacaacaataacaacaacaacagtagcAGTAACAACAATGTGAGCTCACATTCGCAGTATAGTTCGCTTCCgcatttcaatcaattttaccaGCAACACCAATTACAAGGAGGATCGTCCTTCGGGAATGGAAACTGCACCAGAGACTCCATTGGCAATGGTGGCAGCAGTTTAGCAAGTGACTATGAACGGTTGCAGAACCTACAGGCGCTTAGTACTTTGCGTCTTCTGCAACAGTCACAGCAGTTATCTCAATTCCAATTGCAACAATATCAATTCAATCAACTGCTACCCAGTTACAACAACAATCAG CTTAAGAACTGGACGCTGCAAAACTCATCTCCATCGTCCACCAGTAGCAGTGGCAACGATATCAATCTTGACCGGATTGCACGTTTTCATCGTTCATCTGCTG CTCATTACGATGCAACGTGTACGTGGAGTGGTGTGCTTCCACCGCGGTCCCATCGGCTGGTAACTTATTCGTCAAAAATTTTCCTCGGTGGAATGCCTTGGGATATAAGCGAACAATCGCTGGTGCAGATTTTCAAGCCTTTCGGCTCCATCAA GGTCGAGTGGCCTGGTAAGGAACAGCAAGCGATTCAACCCAAGGGATATGTTTATATTATTTTCGAATCGGACAAGCAGGTCAAAGCGTTGCTTCAAACCTGTACCTACACAGACGCGAATAGCTACAACGGTTCTAGTCGTGGAAACAATTCGACATCTTCCGGAGCTTTGACTTACTCGTCAGCAAATAGCGACGATCAACagcttcaacatcaacaatcgGGACAGTTGGTGTTACACAATAAAATGCTGCCTCAACCGGGAGCAAAAATCAACTTCAAGATTTCTTCGAAGCGAATCAAATCGAAAGACGTGGAAGTGATTCCGTGGAACATTGCTGACTCGAATTACGTCAAGTCCACTTCACAGAAGCTCGATCCGACAAAGACCGTATTCGTTGGGGCACTACACGGTCAGCTCACAGCCGAAGGATTGGCAAAAATCATGAACGATCTGTTCGATGGCGTGGTTTACGTTGGCATCGACACGGACAAATACAAGTACCCACTGGGTTCGGCTCGCGTCACCTTCAACAACTCTCGCTCGTACATGAAGGCCGTGGTGGCAGCGTTTATCGAAATCAAAACGGCTAAATTCACGAAAAAACTGCAAGTGGATCCCTATCTGGAGGACTCGCTATGCTCGATGTGCGGAGTACAACACGGACCATACTTCTGCCGGGAGATCGTTTGTTTCAG ATATTTCTGCCGATCTTGCTGGCAGTTTCAGCACAATCGGGACAGCTCACTCCAGAATCACAAACCACTGACGCGCAATTCGAAATCCACGGCGATCGTGGGTGTTGGccctcagcagcagcagcagcaacaacagcagcagcagcatcattCACAGTTACAGATTCAGTATCATCACAACTATCACaaccagcaacaacaacaacaacagcagcaacatcaCCATGGTCACTCCCATCATCAGCATCATTCTTACAATTCGCTGCACAGTTCGCCAAAGTCGCCTTCTCCGCCGTGCACTAGCAGCAATAGTTCAGCAGATTCATCACCGGTCTCCTGCCATGGACCGGCAAATTTGCACCAACAGCTGCAGCAACAGTTTGGAAGCCTCTAA
- the LOC131436156 gene encoding putative uncharacterized protein DDB_G0282133 isoform X2 codes for MPSLQQTSFKDWPSPDIARSLTGPDILQKHSINSLLLEHNEIISRGLPSPIEENVSFSDILGSSQSSQSTSTSSSLGTNSSINNQQSPLASFSSISSLGCPESASILGSNLSGPNTGSSPAINTSNPFNFSGLSMSSSSLNSPEIGGNGSCGGGGGGGGGGGGSGSGGGQSPTYYGSGSAHSAKNYDDFRFDDISLPGSNSASNLTSEALKLLQRNMSGYDCSLPTSPNASSTGPSTRYFRGSQQLSDLNHNYEPNNTPSLFGVNQSLSRSNSPPDNDSSLLSSLDSTNILDMISYLTISQQQQQQQNGHNHHNYGNSNNNNHNNNNNSSNNNNNNNNSSSNNNVSSHSQYSSLPHFNQFYQQHQLQGGSSFGNGNCTRDSIGNGGSSLASDYERLQNLQALSTLRLLQQSQQLSQFQLQQYQFNQLLPSYNNNQLKNWTLQNSSPSSTSSSGNDINLDRIARFHRSSAAHYDATCTWSGVLPPRSHRLVTYSSKIFLGGMPWDISEQSLVQIFKPFGSIKVEWPGKEQQAIQPKGYVYIIFESDKQVKALLQTCTYTDANSYNGSSRGNNSTSSGALTYSSANSDDQQLQHQQSGQLVLHNKMLPQPGAKINFKISSKRIKSKDVEVIPWNIADSNYVKSTSQKLDPTKTVFVGALHGQLTAEGLAKIMNDLFDGVVYVGIDTDKYKYPLGSARVTFNNSRSYMKAVVAAFIEIKTAKFTKKLQVDPYLEDSLCSMCGVQHGPYFCREIVCFRYFCRSCWQFQHNRDSSLQNHKPLTRNSKSTAIVGVGPQQQQQQQQQQQHHSQLQIQYHHNYHNQQQQQQQQQHHHGHSHHQHHSYNSLHSSPKSPSPPCTSSNSSADSSPVSCHGPANLHQQLQQQFGSL; via the exons AAAATGTATCCTTCTCGGATATCTTGGGTTCATCACAATCATCGCAATCTACCTCCACCTCATCGTCGCTGGGCACCAACAGTAGCATCAATAACCAACAGTCTCCGTTGGCATCGTTCTCGTCGATTTCTTCCCTCGGTTGTCCGGAAAGTGCCAGCATACTCGGGTCGAACCTGAGCGGACCGAATACGGGCTCCTCGCCAGCTATCAACACCAGCAATCCGTTCAATTTCTCCGGACTGTCCATGTCCAGTTCCAGCCTCAACTCACCCGAGATCGGTGGAAACGGAAGCTGCGGTGGAGGAGGAGGaggcggtggtggtggtggtggtagcgGCAGCGGTGGTGGCCAATCGCCAACTTACTACGGCAGTGGCAGTGCTCATTCGGCAAAAAATTACGACGACTTTCGG TTCGACGACATCAGTCTGCCCGGTTCGAACAGTGCAAGCAATCTGACTTCGGAGGCACTGAAATTGCTTCAGCGTAACATGAGTGGTTATGACTGCTCCCTGCCGACGTCGCCGAACGCATCATCCACCGGACCCAGCACGAGATATTTTCGCGGATCGCAGCAACTCAGCGACCTGAATCATAACTACGAACCTAACAACACCCCCTCTCTCTTTGGTGTTAATCAGTCTCTGTCACGTTCCAATTCCCCGCCCGACAATGACTCCAGTCTGCTGTCCAGTTTAGATAGTACCAACATTTTGGACATGATTAGTTACCTCACcatcagccagcagcagcagcagcaacaaaatGGACACAACCATCATAACTATGGCAACAGTAACAACAATaatcacaacaacaacaacaacagcagcaataacaacaataacaacaacaacagtagcAGTAACAACAATGTGAGCTCACATTCGCAGTATAGTTCGCTTCCgcatttcaatcaattttaccaGCAACACCAATTACAAGGAGGATCGTCCTTCGGGAATGGAAACTGCACCAGAGACTCCATTGGCAATGGTGGCAGCAGTTTAGCAAGTGACTATGAACGGTTGCAGAACCTACAGGCGCTTAGTACTTTGCGTCTTCTGCAACAGTCACAGCAGTTATCTCAATTCCAATTGCAACAATATCAATTCAATCAACTGCTACCCAGTTACAACAACAATCAG CTTAAGAACTGGACGCTGCAAAACTCATCTCCATCGTCCACCAGTAGCAGTGGCAACGATATCAATCTTGACCGGATTGCACGTTTTCATCGTTCATCTGCTG CTCATTACGATGCAACGTGTACGTGGAGTGGTGTGCTTCCACCGCGGTCCCATCGGCTGGTAACTTATTCGTCAAAAATTTTCCTCGGTGGAATGCCTTGGGATATAAGCGAACAATCGCTGGTGCAGATTTTCAAGCCTTTCGGCTCCATCAA GGTCGAGTGGCCTGGTAAGGAACAGCAAGCGATTCAACCCAAGGGATATGTTTATATTATTTTCGAATCGGACAAGCAGGTCAAAGCGTTGCTTCAAACCTGTACCTACACAGACGCGAATAGCTACAACGGTTCTAGTCGTGGAAACAATTCGACATCTTCCGGAGCTTTGACTTACTCGTCAGCAAATAGCGACGATCAACagcttcaacatcaacaatcgGGACAGTTGGTGTTACACAATAAAATGCTGCCTCAACCGGGAGCAAAAATCAACTTCAAGATTTCTTCGAAGCGAATCAAATCGAAAGACGTGGAAGTGATTCCGTGGAACATTGCTGACTCGAATTACGTCAAGTCCACTTCACAGAAGCTCGATCCGACAAAGACCGTATTCGTTGGGGCACTACACGGTCAGCTCACAGCCGAAGGATTGGCAAAAATCATGAACGATCTGTTCGATGGCGTGGTTTACGTTGGCATCGACACGGACAAATACAAGTACCCACTGGGTTCGGCTCGCGTCACCTTCAACAACTCTCGCTCGTACATGAAGGCCGTGGTGGCAGCGTTTATCGAAATCAAAACGGCTAAATTCACGAAAAAACTGCAAGTGGATCCCTATCTGGAGGACTCGCTATGCTCGATGTGCGGAGTACAACACGGACCATACTTCTGCCGGGAGATCGTTTGTTTCAG ATATTTCTGCCGATCTTGCTGGCAGTTTCAGCACAATCGGGACAGCTCACTCCAGAATCACAAACCACTGACGCGCAATTCGAAATCCACGGCGATCGTGGGTGTTGGccctcagcagcagcagcagcaacaacagcagcagcagcatcattCACAGTTACAGATTCAGTATCATCACAACTATCACaaccagcaacaacaacaacaacagcagcaacatcaCCATGGTCACTCCCATCATCAGCATCATTCTTACAATTCGCTGCACAGTTCGCCAAAGTCGCCTTCTCCGCCGTGCACTAGCAGCAATAGTTCAGCAGATTCATCACCGGTCTCCTGCCATGGACCGGCAAATTTGCACCAACAGCTGCAGCAACAGTTTGGAAGCCTCTAA
- the LOC131436217 gene encoding peroxisomal membrane protein 11C: MSNPLNEICEMLDTYTGRDKIVRTLCYTAKLASGLSSSRDPELSKKLAIFSSKMSQTRATLRLLDDLPMISYSLNYGLGNKEPDRIIGLIGFVTNIIDHVYYPVDKICWMVEHKILNVENPTKWDAASSMLWLTSIYLNLMKTARNYTVMEQHKLHMNKTENETSQSYKTLMQKQRMELISIVRLSLDLVHAGSTLPKGLLWGGKFESWQVGLIGTVSSFIGLYQYFAKKRIVSQSS; encoded by the exons ATGAGTAATCCTTTGAACGAAATTTGCGAAATGCTAGATACTTACACGGGACGGGATAAG ATCGTAAGGACACTGTGTTATACCGCCAAACTAGCCTCGGGATTGTCGTCGTCTAGGGATCCCGAATTATCTAAAAAGTTGGCtatattcagttccaaaatgtcACAGACGCGAGCAACGTTGCGACTGCTGGACGATCTCCCTATGATCAGCTACTCTCTCAACTATGGGCTTGGGAACAAG GAACCCGACCGCATAATCGGCCTCATAGGTTTCGTCACCAACATTATCGACCATGTGTACTATCCGGTGGACAAGATCTGTTGGATGGTGGAACATAAGATACTCAATGTGGAAAACCCGACCAAATGGGATGCTGCAAGTTCAATGCTTTGGCTTACCTCCATCTACCTGAACCTGATGAA AACCGCCCGGAACTATACCGTCATGGAACAACACAAATTACACATGAATAAAACGGAAAACGAAACCAG TCAATCATACAAAACGCTAATGCAGAAGCAACGCATGGAGTTAATCTCGATTGTTCGACTATCGTTGGATTTGGTGCATGCTGGTAGCACACTACCGAAGGGACTACTCTGGGGAGGCAAGTTCGAATCCTGGCAGGTCGGTCTAATAGGAACCGTCTCGTCCTTCATCGGTCTGTATCAGTATTTTGCGAAGAAAAGGATTGTAAGCCAAAGTTCCTAG